One Drosophila willistoni isolate 14030-0811.24 chromosome XL unlocalized genomic scaffold, UCI_dwil_1.1 Seg142, whole genome shotgun sequence genomic window, CCAATAAAGCCTTATGTttaatttattgaattttcgGAAATTTGGTACTTTACAAATTTTTACCTTAGCTTTTAAGATAGCATGATTTTTTCAAACTGAATTAGAATCTCGAAAACTTGGGTCttgatttattaattttttccaacTGTTTGATGCCACATAAAACTATGGAAAATTATGGTTTAATTGAGATAGAACTTTTcgaaataaattagaaattagACAAAAGTAAGTCTTAAgtagaaaaattttaattcatgTGTCAAatttatcatcatcatttgcATTAAGGCGCCGCGCTAGGTTAAGTGCCGACTTAACGGCACTGCTGGGTGGTCCGTGAGGCTTTGCTGTTTCAAAATCCATTATTTTCATAGTCCACATGTTTTTTTGTCGATAATTTTCAAAAGGAATAAATCTTTGACGGTGAGAAACTTGTCAAAGTTGTGAAATTCGAATGCTAAAATTAATTCTACCAAGAAACGAATGATAATGAAAAAACTAGGACTTATTTATGTCTGAAAGTCTTCAAATGTCCTCAATACGTTCAGAGTTGCCTGACAAGGATCCAATTGCCTACGAGTAACTTTGCAGACTAAAAGCACTATAGGATTTCATCGTTGTTAATTTTTCATCGTGAGTCTTTTACTTTTCATATCTTAACCGATATGAGTTACTATCAGGTAAGGATGCAAATCAATGCTGATCAAATTATagtgtttatatatttttcgttatttaattatttaattaatttttgcaGTAGTTAAAATacttatttaatttcaaaaagaaaaagcctTTCTGTCGCTCTTCTGTCCATTTCAATTCTGTATCTTAGAGGGTCCTTACTCTGCCTTTGACTTGAGATATCAAAAATGAAAGTTGGCACTTAATCAACTGAGTCATTAGATTACTCAGATGTGGAAATTGAATAACTACATGTGTGCAGTTCTAGTGCTTAAGTATTTTATGGAGCTGTGTGATTGAAAGTAAGTATACTCAATGAGATTGTTCAGTATTTGCCTTTCTACCCATTAGCATAGTCGTTAGAGTTCTGGGGCGAACAGCTGGTGACATTTGCCTCAACATTCAACAATAAGTTAACAATAGTTGAagcttttatttaattaaaatgtcatTACTTGTATTTACCCGTTGCCTGCTTGCCGACTGTCTGCCTGACTGCCTACCTTGGAATTGCCAAGTGTGGCCCAAAAACAGCGTTCCAAGCGTTGCCAACAAGAAAcaacagtagcagcagcagcagcagcagccgagTGCTCTGAGCTGAGGGGCTCATAGctgcaattaaaataaaacaaataaacattgACTGGGGCGCAAGGGATGACGCGGAATGATGATGAGGAGGAGTTGAAGAGGATGGTGCACCCAGTGAAAGGATGAGCAGAAGAAGAATGGGCCAACACTGGCATCATCTTTGCCGACCCTCGCGCCCCCGCTTGAAACAACAGCAAATTGTTGCTGAACCAGAACCAGAATCAAGCGATGACAAAGGTGAAGGCGTGCGCTGAATAACTGAATAACAGTATTCTTAGtgctattgttgctgttgctttttgaTGAACAACAAATACTCAACGATGGCCTGAAACTGACGACCTTCACCTGGTAACCCAAGTGACTGAACGAACCAGCGACTGGACATTTTACCATCCTCAAATGCAGTCTATTCTACAAAGTTGATAATTCATGCCCAttaagatatatgtatataaaatctaGTTGATTAAATCTAACAATTTGAGAAACGATATACACTTTCGATAGtttcattttctttctctctttttcacatcctttaaaattgtcaaagagttttaattgaattgttAAGGTTTAAGTAAATATGCCACAAAAATCATATGCAGATAACTTGAGCACCCTTGAACAGAGCAAAATTctttgaatttcatttaaaattctaAAGCATTTAGCTTAAAcccaacagacagacagacaggaccaagcacacacacacacacacacacacacacacacacacacacacacacacacacacacacacacacacacacactgacaaaCATCTCTGCTTCGTGAGGTTTTCCTCTCTCTGGCCAGCATTTTGTCattgttgtttctgttattgctgttgttgttgttgctggtgtggGTGACAAACAGCTCATTGGATTGGTAAATGACCAACAGTTGTCCCAACACAGAAAACAAAGTTAAGACCGAAATCTTCTACCCTGTTGACCTATTCGCCTGTTGCCCCCAACcgacaaacaattttttggaACACAATGTTGTATGGTTTTGGATCTTTTACTGTGGGAAGACTGGTGCCTGGAGCTAGCAATCCCTTtcctgtttgttttttttttcctctttttttttatctctcATTCAAATCATACTCGGTAGTTGTGAATGTGGTATAGAAGTAGATGGATTGCCGCCTAGACATGGTGAATGGAGCATGGTGCATTTCAGTCTAACTACTTGGAGGCCATGTGACACACAATGAAAATGGATTAAAAGGATAAGTGGGCTGTAGCGAATGGGTCGTCATCGTAGCAATGTTGTCATCTGCTGTTACTCGTCCTCGTCCCCGTTCTCGTCCTCCCACTCATTGTAATCTTTCTTTGGTCGCCGGCCCTATGCTAATGGCGCCAGAGACTGCTCTTTGAACATCCAAAGCTGGTAACTGGTAACTGTATAGCATGAAGATGGGTTTTCTAGTAATTGAATTAACTGGACTGAAAGAGTTTAGTTAAAGACTGGTGGGCCAAAGTCAGTGaaccttgttttttttttttagggcccaacaaaatttccatttcttttatCCCAAAAAAATGGGTCTTTAATACAACTTCTGTGTAAATTTGTTACGCAATTCCAGTTAATCTGATAATTGGCAAAAAGTTAACTAAGACATTGAAATGATTCTCaattattgtttaattttaatttaatccaagtgatttaaaatttttcaccCTGCGGCTTGATCGTTATATTGTGAACCTGGGgaaaaccaaaatgaaataagcactcattcaattcatttgtCACGATTCGAAGACTCACTTGTACATTTGAAGGTGTTCCAATGGTCCAGAGCACCGCATCGGCTATATCCTCCGATCTGAGCATGGGCATATGCTGTTTGATGACACCCTGTATTTGTTCGGGCAAAATATCCGTATCAACAATGCCCGGGCTGATGGTCTGAGAAGACAGAATCTGAGGTTAAATAGCTGAATAATCAATCCATATGGATCCATTAACTGCTCACCGATACTCGAACGCGGGTTTTATGACGTTGAAATTCCTGACGATAAATTTCATTCATGGCACGCAATGCGAACTTACTGGCTGGATAAATATTCAACGATGGCAATTGGGGTCCCAAATTGGGTACCTGGTGTCCGGCCACACTATTCACAATTACCACATGTCCCTCGGCCGAGCGTTGCCTCATCGATTGGAATGCCTCACGTATGCAATACATGCTGCCCATGATATTCGTTTGCAATGTCCTTTGCATAGGCTCTGTGTTATTCTGGCCACTCAATTCGGCGGTGGCAATAATGCCCGCATTGCTTACAAGTATATCGCAGCCGCCCAATTGGCGTTTAGCCCAATCGAATGCCTCGAGCACCTGCGACTCTTGCGTTATGTCGCACCTGACCGCATGCATGCGTTGCCTTTGCTCGTCCTTGGGCAATTCAGATCGCAGTTGTTCAACCAGCTCCTGGCGTCGGGCCAGCCCAACAACAACCAGACCGGCACCGACCAATGCCCTAGCACAGGCCGCTCCAATCCCAGAGCTGGCGCCACTAACTACCGCTACTTTGTTGCGCCACCGTTCCATGATGATTGACGACTGTGaatgtttcaaaaattggTTTGACAAAAACCAGCAAaaccaacaactacaacaacaagaaaaccaTGCCCTCAAAAACTGTGAAGCCATAGAAATTGATATGCTAAGCTCTATTGATTCACTTACAAGAGTATCGAGTGGTGTTTTCTGTTTCCAGGTCTGCTAGAGCTGTTGCCTGGGGTTGAGGTGCTAATGTTGGAGTAGACCTCAATTGACATCAGCTAATGAATGATGCAATTCTCAGGCAATTTTCGAAACGTTCTTAATGTAACACGGCAAAAATCTGTCAGCAATGGAATGCCATGAGAATTCCATTAATAATTTATCTCCAGAAACGGAGATCTAACTTGAAGACTAAAGATTAATGCTGTCTATCTTAAAaactatagcatacttttttgggtcAACATTTTTCTTCAGTTAAGTTTAAGGATTTTCACATTTATCTATCCAATGACACATTGGGGCCAAATCCCCAAATAATTGCGATAAAGtagaaaatttcataaaaGCAAATTGTAATTTTAGTTCAATGGACTTAAAAGTAGATGGTCCAAcctgataaagattagttagCTCTTTTCTGTGAGAAAATTGACgagaaattttcatttactttgTGAACTTGGCAATTTTACACCGTTTGACAAATCAATTTTGTAAgttttttacttattttcacTATGTTTCTGGGAATCGAAATGTATGCCAaaagaaagtgaaaagtatATACTGAAAGATAATAATCATCCAATTTGCCGCTTTGGCCGTACCATTAATTTGAAGGGGTAAATTAATGCTTTTATTCaactttataattaaatttgattataTGGCAAATATTTAGTGACTTGGCCCAATGCGCGATTGTTGCTCAAACTAATTTTCAGGTTAAAATCAACAAGAAAActttgcaattctttaaattccttaaaaagaaaaaaaaattaatcctTAAAAATCTCGAAGAGTTCTTTGCAGTTTTCAAAGTTGTTTACTTCTattgcatatttattttttcatatttatttatatgaaatatgtatatttatatttcatttttggtgACAAATTTCCCCCTCAGGCTTAAGAACGTAATTGGCATATAAAGGATAAAACGACAACTGTATTACATTAAAATCATTTAGTTAGGATATCAAATTGCTTATCTCCCCGATGAGGTGAATGAATGGATGTGGaatgcatttgtttgtttgcacatagagaaagagaagttGACCAACAAAAAGCAAGGGAACTGCCAAAAAGTTAACTTCTTTGTTGCTCTTTGTTATATTCTTTAATTAAACTATTTCGGATGGTCACAAACACAAGGAGCTTAAGAAACTTAAACCGAGAAAACATCATCATTATTGCTTGTGTTTAAACTTTGTGTTAAAGTCAATTAACTTTGTGCCTGAGAACAAAACTCGACTGTATGAGTATGTGTTTGGCAGCAAACACAAAACGTCAAGTTTATCATTGTGAGAACTTGAAGGCATTCATCAGGTAAGTAAATAAACTTTTGCTGTCAAGTTGAGGTGATTAACTCAGTGCATAGCCCCCGCACTGCatttctgtctctgtctcttccTCACTCTTCCCGTGCCATTTCCACATaattaacagtgtctatttGCATACATAgatgtaaatgtgtgtgtgtgtgtgtgtgtgtgtgtgtgccataTGCATGTTTAGTTATTTAGGAACAAAACTAAATAGCTTCTTGGTTGTTAAGATCTATCAAGTTACCTACCTATGTACATAACcagctatgtatgtatgtatgtatgtatgtatgtatataagtatgtacatgTGTCACAAAATACTTCAAAGTGCACGGCTGCACGATTTTATTGGAACAAGATTTATGGGCGCTGCTTAAATGTCTTACCTAACCTTACCTCTTTCGCCCCCTTCCCCATGTACCCCCGTTTAGTCACGGGCACGTGCTCTGACATCGTCTACAGTTTTCCTTCTCTGCCTTTCTGGCAAACGATTTGTGCGGACTGTAAGTGTACATGATAGttcagaagcagcagcagcagcagcactaccaacaaaacgaaaagaagacacaaaaaaagaatccCGAAGagcaatttaaatttccagCTCGTTTCCGTGTCAGACGAGCTTTGTGCCAGAAACAAATCAAAGTCTATACTAGGAGCCACTTACCTTCACTATATGTAAGTTGGTACTAATGCTAAGTACAttcctatatacatatacatacatatctggttagttgctgttgctccttAAGTTGGGTAAACTAACTAGTTAATTGCGCGATTTCAATGAATTCATTCTCAAACTGTCACAATCAATGTCAGtcactttatattttttctcaCAAAAGCCATTGACCCTCGAAGCTACAGCttagagtcagagtcagattCGGGAGAAAGGATTTTCCTTTGTGGTAACTAACAAAGGCTCGGAGTTCTTTCGAAAAGTGAGTAAATATGTGGAAAATAATCTTAAAATAAGCCAACTTAATATCAGATAAGATATCAATAAACGACTTTCTCACTTGGAAAGCATTTCATGACGAGTCTCGATAAAGGAATCTCTTCCTCTACGGCTCTTTTAACTTGATTCAGTCtactatatgtatgtgtatgtccATGAAGAAGAACATTTTGCAGGCCATTTAACTAAATATGTGAATATGCACACGAtgttcaaaacaaaaacagatttCACTTACGCATAATTAAATTTGACTAACCTCGAGGCAATACACTTAAAGAAATAGATTGCATCGAAATGCATCGAATTCAATTGAAAGATCTGTAATATAAGTTTTTTAATGAGAATGCCTTATAAAAATGTGTGACTAGACTTCAATCTTTATTATTAATTCTTATCTATAAACAGAACTTTGGTGAAGATCTTGAAAGTTTCTTGTGATTcgcaactagttttagcgttgaatcGTCAACAAAGacaaggtttttttttgtgttttgtcaGTGTACATAAGAGTTCATAGAACGAGTTTTGGTGTACACATGCAAACAAATTATGTCTAATGTTGAATGCTTTTCCCCGCTTTCGCTTTCTCCCTCTGCAGTTCCCTTCTTTTCTGCCCCTTGTGGAGTGAAATTttcataaacaatttttgaaaaatgtttgaaatgatttGGGCTCATTAATCTTTTTGAatgctcgctctctctctctcacacacacacacacacatccgcTTGGATTCTCATGTGtgtttgaatatattttgcGGTTTGGCTTGGTTTAGCAAAAGTCCCTCCCCacgcacagacacacacacacacacacacacacacacacacacacacacacacacacacacacacacacacttatttCTGACAGCTTTAGTTTTTGGCAATTCAATTAGGCCAAGTTGAAAGCGCagtgaaaaattgtttttgtttggccaTACTGGGAAGTTTTTTGAAGCATCGGACTCCTTCAAAGAATTCAACCCTTGACTCTTGGCACTTGGCTCTTGCTGCTTGTCTTGTCCTTGTCTGGGTTATATGGCCCATCCATGCTCCAGCAATTAATCATTCCTTGGTCGCAGTTCGCAGTTGTTCGTCCTTGTCCTCATCTCCTACTCCATCTCCCCGTCCCAATCCTTATTCTTATCCTCGTCATTGTCATCGTCACTCCAAACTCGTCACTCGTCGCCATTTCACAACTCATTTCCGCTATTTCTGTTGGCCGGAAACGCATCTACTAAACTTGATTTATGGCATTCAGATTAAAGAAAAGTAAGCATAAACAAAATCATCAGCCAAGAATAAAAGTGACAATGTTTGACTCTTGATCATAAAACCCTTTTGGGTTTCGTTCTAGCTTGtagacataaaaaaaaaccatatacatacatacatatatgtatgtatgcatatatatatttatattcttaCATATGCCAATCAAACTATGATGGATGCTAGGGAAAACCCATTGGAAAAGTTTGAGGAAACTTGAATAAAATCAaacactaaaactaaaactttgaaagtttgttttttatcaagaatttaaatttggcTCTACCCATCGATCTAAATTGGCTCGAGACTTCACTTGGAATATATATAAGGTCTGGAAAAATTACAATCAATTAGTTTGGAGAAAATAATACCAATTCTAAAGATTCTTTAACGGGATCAAAAGTTACAATTTCAATTGGCctcaaaatgtattttttgtgCACTTTTCGCATTTCGATTTGCAAATTTGGCAATCATTAAACGTATTTGCAGCCCTGAGGcttcaatttgaatttctatttatttatttagtttttgttttttggaaaAGTGACCAAACTTAATTTGAGCTAATAAAACCGCGgctaaattaaatatatacacacaattTAGTTACGGCAAATTAATTTCGCTATTTGTATTAacagattttaataaaaattataaatacacTTAAATAGTATAcaattttattgatttcaatCAAAGTCGAGgaaattttcaactttttggGCCATACATGAAAGAAAATATGTTTGGGCATCGCAAACATAACGGTAAATATATTGGGTAAACAATTCTTGTGAGTCGGGTCAAGGAACATAAGAGCCATATTACGATTGAACTTGAATTACCTGTTTGGCTCAGCATCATAAACTTGGTAACAGGATATGCCACAGCCGTCTGAAAGTTTATGCAGACAGACAACAAATGGAATAGCCTTGAGAGTATCTATGTCTGtgtaagaaaaataaaaaactttagCAATGTTCAATGGAAATTTTAAAACGAACATGTATCTCTAGATGCCAACACTATTAGTATTGTTCCTTAATGGCCaagttgtttttattaatatacaCATATCCACCTTGAAAAACATCAACCATTAAAGTATCCCGAATCATTTCAAATCTCATCAAAGTTTCGAAATTCAAACAACAGATAATCAAATTATTTCAGAAATCAAATTTGTCTTGTTTCATTTGATCATGGCGGAGCAAGCGACAGGGAACAACAGATTGGCGCCTCTTTTCGTCTCTTTTCTCGCTCAAGCAAAGGCAACTCACAGAGACAAACTCTTGACGCTGAATTCGCATTTGGTGCCAATTCTtatgtgaaaatattttttgaaaaaagctAATGTGTAACTAATCAGAGTAGTAACTAAAGTTTGCTCTCATCAGTGacaaccatttttttttggttgtcgTCATTAACTCGACGGCAAAGTAAATGTGGAACGTCTGCAAGTTATCAATATCTATTTTGTATCTATATTTAGACTTGACTATTACTTCATGGACCTACGCTATCAATTGTTGACCTCAGAAAATGAGAGAAAATATAATCGCTGTTTCATGCTCATTATAACGTGCCCGTTGTTAGTTTGATAAGCTTGCATTTCTGCAGCTCTAGAACCTGCATTGAATGCACAATTTTCAATGCAAATGAGAGTTGCAACGTTTCTTCTTCAATGCACAATATCATGCCCGCCCACTACTACTAttacaacgacgacgacgtcgacgatggcgatggcgatgacGATGACTAGTAGGgctcatacatacatacatacctatgGTATATCCACCATGTTTGCTTTCATATTCCATTTACAGTTTTTATGCATGATTTATGCACCATTGTCCACAGCAGTGCGGCCCAGTGCGGCCGGCCCATTGCGGCAGTCAAAAGTTGCAGTTGTCGtctctgttgctgctgttgctgctgctgccccaTGAAAGCGAAACGGCAACGCCAACGCCATCAGCGGCACggccaatgccaatgccacCCACTCACGCTCTTCTTTCTGGGCCACATTTGGTTATGCTATTTAGCATACTATTTATCTACAGGCGTCGCCGTCTGGTTGTATGCTCCGGCTACTTTTtacccacatacatacatttctatatatgtatgtatgtatgtcctGCTTTTCGTTTTGGCTGTTATCAGCATTCACTTAACAAAACTCTAGAGAGTTATGGCAAAATGCAACAATACTGTTAGCGTGAGCACGATAAGTTTATTTCATATGGATATACTATTCGGTCGTGATTTCACAAAATGTTGGCATCTCTGACATGGATTTTTGTTTGTACTGTAGTGCGAAATGTACATATTCAGCTAGCTGCGGTTTTTACTGGACATTGGCCATTCGAATGCATATAGATAGAGTTTTCTGCTCGGTGATTTTTCATATGCAACTATTCATACTCGTACATTCACGTGAGTTATGCGACAAATATCTTTCACACACGTTCCACCGCACCTTCCCAGCACTCcgctccactccactccacttcGGTCCAGTTTGCTACACGCATACATACACAGGCAGACGTAACAAACTCCCTACAATCtcctgtgtttgtgtgtgtgtgtaaactGTGAGGTTGCATTGTACAATTGTAATCTATGATTTGTGCTCTGCATTTGCTTGCCAATGCCATTGATTTTTGTCAACTGTAAGGAAAGGATATttcttccttccttccttacTTTCATTCCAACTTTGTTCATCCTTCCCCGCTGTCATTTTGCTTTCTACTTTCTGCTTTCTGTTTTCAGCTAGTTCTTTTGGTCCGTCCCATTGGCTTTTGTTTAGTAATGCAAAGTCACCATCAATATGCTACTAAATATAGCTTAAAGCTTTCaagttatttataaatatggcaATTTATTTTCTCCTCTCATCTTCATCCATTCGTTCGAGTGCAGCTGTTGTCCTTTCATTTTGAGCCCAAAAATAATTGCCAGCTCTCATGACTTATGACTTGCCGGAAAGCGAAAATAAGAACAGGTTCACTTAAGCAGCCAACagaaaagcaaaacaacaacataaataaatacctGAATTATATTGGCAAGATTCCAGTCATGATGAACCCAAAAAGTTAAACAGGTAAGTCCATTTAATATCAACTTCTAAACGCTTAGCTAACGTTTAATGTGAGTTttgataattaaattttgacCATTTCAAATCTCTTGGTTAGATCTAAGGAGGGAACAAGCACAATTTACTGACTGATTCCAGAAGGTCCTTTTGTTTTAGATGTCAAAAGTTTATCTTGGTGATGATAAAGTAATCTTTAAAGTAGACTAAAACCGAATATTGATTTGATTAAAGGCCAAATCAGAGCtgttaaaaattaagaaagatattCAGCCAGACGTTAAACTAGCTATTGGCCTTGTATGATATGGTGGCTTACAAATTGGGCttaagtatatacatacgtacatatgtacattcaaCTAATCCCTGAAGGAATCAAGGGAAAGGGAAACGTTGATTTGACCCCAAGGAAAAGTGTAGCATATAAAAATCTATTCTATTTCAGGTATGCATAtttttgttgccattgttTGCACCTGGCTAACTCAACAAAAATGCATTCGCACCAAAAACGTGCAGtagaaatttcttttttgttttttttttttttgtgctcgAGTCGTTTTTATAACTCCCTACGTTCCTTCCTTTTATGGCAACCACTCCTACTACTACTCCTTTTTCTGGGTTGTGTTTTGGTcctcttttctcttttaacgttgtgtgtgtgtgtgttttttttttttttttgattaactcggaaaaaagttttttatgtGCTCTAGAGAAGGCACCACTTGAATGTTGAGAAGGAACTCATACATAAATCCAATTACGTTATATCTACTACATATTTCCTGTCTCTCTGTCCTCACACTTTTGTGGCATACCCATTCACCTCGAACAAGAACAAAGTTGAATGGaaacagatacacacacacgagGCAAGTCGCAGTGCGTAACAAAGCAGCGATGACACAATCAAAATaccattaaaaacaaaaaaaaaaaaattctccgAGTTCCATTGAATGAAGCTGCATGGACAGAAAAAAGTTGTGATTTCGATAATAATTTCAAAGGTATTCAATTCATCAAATTTGTTCTGTGTGAGCGTAAATCTATGCAAAGAGGGGCGACCATCGAAAATCAACTCCATTTTGGAAATGTCTTTTGCTCTACATTGTTTGATAATTTAAAGTCTATTTTAACTTGGCTTAAGACCCAACCTTTTGGATCGAGACTTATTTAAGGACACTTGgctcatatacatacataagaagtATCTAACAAATACAAGAAGCTATGAGATGATTTATGCCATTTCCTCACTACTGCAACATTTCACATTTTCTCAAATATCTCAAATTATTTAAGGGTTGTgctttgaaaatttttgtgtctacaatttttaaattcaaccAGAAAAACAGAATTGTTTATAGCGAATTCCAAGTGAATTGAAATGGCAGACATCTAAACAAAATGGTTAGGTATAAAGTGATCATTAAGATTCGTTTCAagtttcaattaatttttatagcATAGAGTCATGTATACGCTTACCTCAGCTGAGTGCCACGTGGATGGCAGGATTACTGTgatataaagaatatacatataagttaCTTCACCTTAAAGGATCACGGCTCTAAATAAAACTGCTCTTTACCTTCCAACTTCTTTGGACTTTCACAAATAATTCAAGATCAAAATAAACCAAATCGGTGCAGTCGTTCTGAAGTTATGCCCTTACA contains:
- the LOC6652811 gene encoding farnesol dehydrogenase, yielding MERWRNKVAVVSGASSGIGAACARALVGAGLVVVGLARRQELVEQLRSELPKDEQRQRMHAVRCDITQESQVLEAFDWAKRQLGGCDILVSNAGIIATAELSGQNNTEPMQRTLQTNIMGSMYCIREAFQSMRQRSAEGHVVIVNSVAGHQVPNLGPQLPSLNIYPASKFALRAMNEIYRQEFQRHKTRVRVSTISPGIVDTDILPEQIQGVIKQHMPMLRSEDIADAVLWTIGTPSNVQVHNITIKPQGEKF